One part of the Eptesicus fuscus isolate TK198812 chromosome 20, DD_ASM_mEF_20220401, whole genome shotgun sequence genome encodes these proteins:
- the RAB37 gene encoding ras-related protein Rab-37 isoform X4 — MTGTPGASATRDGEAPELSPPCSPSYDLARKNKVVTVDGVRVKLQIWDTAGQERFRSVTHAYYRDAQALLLLYDITNKSSFENIRAWLTEIHEYAQRDVVIMLLGNKADVSSERVIRSEDGETLAREYGVPFMETSAKTGMNVELAFLAIAKELKYRAGQQAGEPSFQIRDYVESQKKRPGCCSFL; from the exons ATGACGGGCACGCCTGGCGCCTCTGCCACCCGGGATGGCGAGGCCCCCGAGCTCTCGCCGCCCTGCAGCCCGAGCTACGATCTCGCGCGCAAG AACAAGGTGGTGACCGTGGATGGTGTGAGGGTGAAGCTGCAG ATCTGGGACACGGCCGGGCAGGAGCGGTTCCGCAGTGTCACCCACGCTTACTACCGAGATGCCCAAG cCTTGCTCCTGCTGTATGACATCACCAACAAGTCCTCCTTCGAAAACATCCGG GCCTGGCTCACTGAGATTCATGAGTACGCCCAGAGGGATGTGGTGATCATGCTGCTAGGCAACAAG GCAGATGTGAGCAGTGAGAGGGTGATTCGCTCGGAAGATGGAGAGACGCTAGCCAGG GAGTACGGAGTTCCCTTCATGGAGACCAGCGCCAAGACGGGCATGAATGTGGAGTTGGCCTTTCTGGCCATTGCCAA GGAGCTGAAATACAGAGCCGGGCAGCAGGCTGGTGAGCCCAGCTTCCAGATCCGAGATTATGTGGAGTCCCAGAAGAAGCGTCCCGGCTGTTGCTCCTTCCTGTGA
- the RAB37 gene encoding ras-related protein Rab-37 isoform X1, which translates to MTGTPGASATRDGEAPELSPPCSPSYDLARKVMLLGDSGVGKTCFLIQFKDGAFLSGTFLATVGIDFRNKVVTVDGVRVKLQIWDTAGQERFRSVTHAYYRDAQALLLLYDITNKSSFENIRAWLTEIHEYAQRDVVIMLLGNKADVSSERVIRSEDGETLARVSGCLAGRVTGGGDQRLALRTRSPWQEYGVPFMETSAKTGMNVELAFLAIAKELKYRAGQQAGEPSFQIRDYVESQKKRPGCCSFL; encoded by the exons ATGACGGGCACGCCTGGCGCCTCTGCCACCCGGGATGGCGAGGCCCCCGAGCTCTCGCCGCCCTGCAGCCCGAGCTACGATCTCGCGCGCAAG GTGATGCTTCTGGGAGACTCGGGCGTCGGGAAAACCTGTTTCCTGATCCAATTCAAAGACGGGGCCTTCCTGTCCGGGACCTTCCTGGCCACCGTCGGCATAGACTTCAGG AACAAGGTGGTGACCGTGGATGGTGTGAGGGTGAAGCTGCAG ATCTGGGACACGGCCGGGCAGGAGCGGTTCCGCAGTGTCACCCACGCTTACTACCGAGATGCCCAAG cCTTGCTCCTGCTGTATGACATCACCAACAAGTCCTCCTTCGAAAACATCCGG GCCTGGCTCACTGAGATTCATGAGTACGCCCAGAGGGATGTGGTGATCATGCTGCTAGGCAACAAG GCAGATGTGAGCAGTGAGAGGGTGATTCGCTCGGAAGATGGAGAGACGCTAGCCAGGGTAAGTGGCTGCCTTGCGGGCAGGGTGACGGGTGGGGGCGACCAGAGGCTGGCCCTGAGGACACGCTCTCCCTGGCAGGAGTACGGAGTTCCCTTCATGGAGACCAGCGCCAAGACGGGCATGAATGTGGAGTTGGCCTTTCTGGCCATTGCCAA GGAGCTGAAATACAGAGCCGGGCAGCAGGCTGGTGAGCCCAGCTTCCAGATCCGAGATTATGTGGAGTCCCAGAAGAAGCGTCCCGGCTGTTGCTCCTTCCTGTGA
- the RAB37 gene encoding ras-related protein Rab-37 isoform X2, producing the protein MTGTPGASATRDGEAPELSPPCSPSYDLARKVMLLGDSGVGKTCFLIQFKDGAFLSGTFLATVGIDFRNKVVTVDGVRVKLQIWDTAGQERFRSVTHAYYRDAQALLLLYDITNKSSFENIRAWLTEIHEYAQRDVVIMLLGNKADVSSERVIRSEDGETLAREYGVPFMETSAKTGMNVELAFLAIAKELKYRAGQQAGEPSFQIRDYVESQKKRPGCCSFL; encoded by the exons ATGACGGGCACGCCTGGCGCCTCTGCCACCCGGGATGGCGAGGCCCCCGAGCTCTCGCCGCCCTGCAGCCCGAGCTACGATCTCGCGCGCAAG GTGATGCTTCTGGGAGACTCGGGCGTCGGGAAAACCTGTTTCCTGATCCAATTCAAAGACGGGGCCTTCCTGTCCGGGACCTTCCTGGCCACCGTCGGCATAGACTTCAGG AACAAGGTGGTGACCGTGGATGGTGTGAGGGTGAAGCTGCAG ATCTGGGACACGGCCGGGCAGGAGCGGTTCCGCAGTGTCACCCACGCTTACTACCGAGATGCCCAAG cCTTGCTCCTGCTGTATGACATCACCAACAAGTCCTCCTTCGAAAACATCCGG GCCTGGCTCACTGAGATTCATGAGTACGCCCAGAGGGATGTGGTGATCATGCTGCTAGGCAACAAG GCAGATGTGAGCAGTGAGAGGGTGATTCGCTCGGAAGATGGAGAGACGCTAGCCAGG GAGTACGGAGTTCCCTTCATGGAGACCAGCGCCAAGACGGGCATGAATGTGGAGTTGGCCTTTCTGGCCATTGCCAA GGAGCTGAAATACAGAGCCGGGCAGCAGGCTGGTGAGCCCAGCTTCCAGATCCGAGATTATGTGGAGTCCCAGAAGAAGCGTCCCGGCTGTTGCTCCTTCCTGTGA